Genomic window (Roseofilum reptotaenium CS-1145):
CTGAGCAAGTTGATGGCTGAACGATAGGCTTCTTCGGTCAATTCTAATTGTTCCTCTGGAGTATCGACAATCTCATCGGCTAATAATCTTAAAGAACCAATCATCGAATTGAGTTGAGTTCTAGCTTCGTAGGATGCTTTCGATAGGGTTTGATAGTCAATCCTTTGCTGACCAGTAGTTTCTGATGCTTCTGTTTCTGAAAATTGCATGGAATGCAGACGATGATATAACCCTTTTTGTTCTAATAATTCCTGATGATTCCCGACTTCCATCACTTGACCCTTGTCTAAAACAGCAATTTGATCGGCGTTCTGAATGGTGGAGAGACGGTGAGCAATGACTAATGTGGTCCGATCGCGGCTCAGATGGTCGATCGCTTCTTGAACAATGCGCTCAGACACTGTATCGAGGGCACTCGTGGCTTCATCTAGGATCAAGATATCTGGATCTTGCAGCAGCGCTCTGGCGATCGCCAACCGTTGGCGTTGTCCTCCCGAAAGCATCACACCGCGATCGCCCACTTCTGTTTCCCATTGTTTCGGCAATTGCATAATAAAATCATAAGCATTCGCCTGTTTCGCTGCCGTTACCATCTCATCCTCCGCAGCATCTGGACGAGCATAAATAATATTATTTCTCACCGTATCATTAAACAGAAACGTTGTTTGACTGACAATTCCCATGGATTTTCGCAAACTACGCAGCTCAAACTCACGAATATCACGGCCATCGATCAAAATAGAACCTTCCGTCGGATCGTAAAATCTGGGCAACAAATCCGCAAATGTTGATTTTCCTGCTCCTGACGAACCCACCAACGCTAAACTCTTCCCTCTAGGCAAGACTAAATCAGCTTTCTTAATGACTAAATGATTATGACCGGGATAAGCAAATGATATCTCTTTGAAATGAATCTTATCCTGAAACCCATTAAACGGAACAATTCCTTGAGTCATAATCGGCTTATTATCACGCCGCCAGATATCATAGGCAAAATCCACACTCGCTGACGCTTTAGCCAAGGTATTTCGGACACCATTAATCGAATTTACCACCGGCATCATCCGAAACAAAACAAACAGATACGTGAGCAGAATCGCTGATAAACTTTCCAATTGACTGGAGAAAAACGCACGTCCGACCAGTAGAATGGAAATCACTGTAAATATATTCGTAATTTCGCTTAAGGGCTTAATTAGGGCACTATTACTTTGCGCTAAGAAGTTAAACTTCTCCAGCTTAAGCATCATCTTCTTAATTAAACTAAACTCTTGCTGCTCATTTCCAACTGACTTGACTAATCGAATTCCACCTAAAACTTCCAACACCTTAATCGAGTACATCCTTTGCTGATTAGACACTTCTTTCCCCAACTTCTTAGAACGTTTGACCACACCTTGGTTAACCACGGCAACCATAACGATCATTAGAGTGGAAATAACGGTCAATTGCCAGGACAAAGAAACGAGGAAAGACAAGAAAAAGAACGAGGTAATTAGGTAAATTGTCAAATCCACATATGAATTGATTGCCGTTGTTGTTTGTGTTGTATCTCCCCCTAAACGTTTTGTAATATCACCTAACTTATTCTTACTATAAAAATCAATATCTGTTTCTAGAAGAGTTGACATAATATCAATCTTCATACTATTGGTCATTCTTCGCTTGAATGCGGCTGCTACAATAGCACGCAAATAATTCACCCCTTCCTTCAATATAATTGTCAATACAATAGCTGCTAACATTACCCCTAGTCGGTACTGTTCAGGAATACCTTGAAAGGGTGCAAAGATAAATTTCAGTGCAGGAGGCGCACCTTTAAGTTCAACTTCTTGTCCCACAATCTGAAGAACAACTGGAATAATTAGGGCAGTATTCACCCCATTAAAAATGGCTCCAGAGAATCCTAGGATAATGTTGCTGATTAAGGGGATGGGATATTTCTTTAAGTATTTAAATAGAAACTCTCTAGATGACATACTGTACCTCTTCACCTGATCTCAATGTTATATAGTTTTATGTTTACGAAGATTGTCAATAAGCGTTTTTAATTCTTTTGACATCGCTTCAATATTATAGTTTTCCATACATCTTTTGCGGCTTTTTTGACCTTGTTCATTCGCTAAATCTAAATCCTTGAAAATAGACTCAATCCGATTGGCAATTTGATCGGGAGACTCTGGATCGACTAAATAACCAGTTCCTCCTAAAATTTCTGGTAAATCCCCCACATTAGAGGCTAAAACTGGCTTGGACATAGCCATCGCATCGGTCAATTTTAGCGGGAATTGGGCTAAGGCTGCCGGTGTATTCCGTTGGGGAACGACCACTACATGGGCCGCAGACACCACCTCTGGCATTTTCTCGTAAGGCAGTTTGGGAATCTGAATAATCCACCGTCCCCATTTCTCTTGCAAATGGCGATCGTAATCATCATAAGGACTACCCCCAATAATAACGACTCTCAAATCCGGTTGATCGAGTTTATCCAAAGCCAGTAAAACATCTTCAATGCCTTTGTAGGGTCTTGGTGCTCCGGGAAACATTAGTACTCGATAGTCAGAAAGTCCGTATAGCTCTCTGGAAACTTCGGGATTATAATTTTGGGGATTAAACAAGGTTGTATCTTTACCATTAGGGACATAAACTCCACCAAAACGCTCCTGCAAAAATCGGGTATGAACCGTTACTGCATCAGCTAGAGAAACTTGATTTTCCATCCATTTTAGATAGAGGGGATGATCGGGCATTCTCAGTGCTCCCTGTGGCTTCAGAATATCGCGGCCAAACTGTTTTAAACCGGGACGATAGCGCCATTGGTCTCCCCCGTGCCAACTTAATTCCCAATCATCAATATCTAAAATTACGGAGCAACGACGCTGCATTCTTTTGAGTAAGGCTAAACCAAAACTGGTAGGTTTCGGTCTTAAGGCATACAGAATATCTCCTTGAATGGCTTTGAGTAAGGTTTGGGCAGAGCGGAAAAACCCTGGATAGTTGACACCGGGTACACAAACTATGGGATACTTGGACTCAGAGGTATCTGGCGGTTCACCAAAACTAAATCCCAGAATTTCTACTTCATGCCCCAAGTTGGTTAATGCTTGAGCCAACAAAAAGGTGCGGACAGCTCCTCCCCAACGACCGGCACCCGCTTGCGAAAG
Coding sequences:
- a CDS encoding glycosyltransferase family 4 protein → METTSNALKISILVSDLSQAGAGRWGGAVRTFLLAQALTNLGHEVEILGFSFGEPPDTSESKYPIVCVPGVNYPGFFRSAQTLLKAIQGDILYALRPKPTSFGLALLKRMQRRCSVILDIDDWELSWHGGDQWRYRPGLKQFGRDILKPQGALRMPDHPLYLKWMENQVSLADAVTVHTRFLQERFGGVYVPNGKDTTLFNPQNYNPEVSRELYGLSDYRVLMFPGAPRPYKGIEDVLLALDKLDQPDLRVVIIGGSPYDDYDRHLQEKWGRWIIQIPKLPYEKMPEVVSAAHVVVVPQRNTPAALAQFPLKLTDAMAMSKPVLASNVGDLPEILGGTGYLVDPESPDQIANRIESIFKDLDLANEQGQKSRKRCMENYNIEAMSKELKTLIDNLRKHKTI
- a CDS encoding ABC transporter ATP-binding protein, which translates into the protein MSSREFLFKYLKKYPIPLISNIILGFSGAIFNGVNTALIIPVVLQIVGQEVELKGAPPALKFIFAPFQGIPEQYRLGVMLAAIVLTIILKEGVNYLRAIVAAAFKRRMTNSMKIDIMSTLLETDIDFYSKNKLGDITKRLGGDTTQTTTAINSYVDLTIYLITSFFFLSFLVSLSWQLTVISTLMIVMVAVVNQGVVKRSKKLGKEVSNQQRMYSIKVLEVLGGIRLVKSVGNEQQEFSLIKKMMLKLEKFNFLAQSNSALIKPLSEITNIFTVISILLVGRAFFSSQLESLSAILLTYLFVLFRMMPVVNSINGVRNTLAKASASVDFAYDIWRRDNKPIMTQGIVPFNGFQDKIHFKEISFAYPGHNHLVIKKADLVLPRGKSLALVGSSGAGKSTFADLLPRFYDPTEGSILIDGRDIREFELRSLRKSMGIVSQTTFLFNDTVRNNIIYARPDAAEDEMVTAAKQANAYDFIMQLPKQWETEVGDRGVMLSGGQRQRLAIARALLQDPDILILDEATSALDTVSERIVQEAIDHLSRDRTTLVIAHRLSTIQNADQIAVLDKGQVMEVGNHQELLEQKGLYHRLHSMQFSETEASETTGQQRIDYQTLSKASYEARTQLNSMIGSLRLLADEIVDTPEEQLELTEEAYRSAINLLRTFEVFENKLR